From the genome of Papilio machaon chromosome 1, ilPapMach1.1, whole genome shotgun sequence:
tcatatttatatatttatgccTTTATAGCGTCTTTGAAACCATTTAAGGAGCGCCTACATAATTATTTCTCCATTTAGCTCACAAGCGCTCAAAGAATTCGCTTGAACCGCGAATTTAAGTGCCACAACTAGAAAGTTCTAGGCACTCAGTATGGGcgtggaatttttttttaaattacatcttaAAGATAACACATCCAACTACGAGTATGTACAACAGCGATTGACGTAGAATTCGTGGAAGAACTTatcattacaaaacaaaagtaaatgtCGTATGATTATTGATGTGTATGTTGcgattataaaaacaatgcgATAAACccattagtttttttcttcttctgacGATAAAGTCTGTAAACTTTCTCTTTTATGTCACTTTttcaataaacttaaattatcttatcattttaaagataaatgcaaaattaaatacattaaaattgaaaaagacGACAGCTGGTTAAAAATTGActcaaattatagtatgttttGTAAACTTATGTGAGAACGTTAACTAGTGGTTAAATAGATATCAACATTTCAAACAATACAACACACAGCAGAATCACAAAAGCAGTGCTCTTTATGCAAAAAAGAGATGGGGTAAGCAGGTGAAAATAAGAAGGTAAGGAAATGggattaaaataagaataagtTAAATCAGTCAGTCAATTTGTGTCTAACAAgcattaaagtataaaaaagaacattagAAAAAACACTTAGCTAAATAGCTTGTTTAGTAAGGCTTAAGACATTGTTATTCGTGAATATACGTTAGttttgcatatttataaaaagtgaaaTGTAAGCGATTCCCTAGTTGGATAGgacgaatattttatatataggtactTGAAACGAAATGTCCTTCAGAATGAGTGGAAAGATTTTTATGagttttgtgtaaatatttatattgtagttTATCTCCTTGTAGCCACATATGACTTGCTTGTCGTTGaagtgtattaaaatattaaatgtacctACATATCAGCGCCAAAGGTCAAGACTTTTTTCCTGTTCTTATCCTACATATAGGCGTCAGATAGGCGCACCAggtttaaaagtatttatattaaaagcacGATCTAACGTTTTTTTGCTTTACTAGGTCTGTACTTGGTCCTGAATTTCAGAGAACTCATATACGCCTTTGAATttacttcaataaaaaatcatttgtaaataattgcTATTATAGAATTATCGTTGTCAGAATCTATAttatgtctatttttttacgaTGAAAGTGTCCGAATTTACATGGGTTAGCAAATTAATCGATatctctatatttttttcccagCAACGGGGTATTACAAACTTGAAGTTTCTAAgcaaaaaacacaattaactTAAACAATGAACGATTGAGaagtaaacaataacaaattaaagagAATTTCAAAcgtatttagaaatataattgcttacgtaaaatagataaaatgttCAAGCCAACTTGTGTAAATGAATTCAGGAAAATTGATCATTATAGTGAcgattatcataaaaaattacgCCGTGATAGATTTTATTCTGCGAAATTGTGTAGTTAATTCCATTACAATAATCGATTTAAAAAGATTGTGttggttataaaaatttcGTTTAGCTATGTTTTACGATACGAATGCGTTATACTgatagttaaaattaacaaaaatatgttatactacaatatttatcattaattaattcgttGTTGCCTCTGTTCGGATTCGTACAGCTAAATTATATTCTAAGGTCGATTTGACTAAACGGTTTTcaatctataattttttaaatagtcttTTTAggctatattaaataaataagtatgaGAACAAATGACAAAactcttaatatttaatttacaatacctACGTTgtgactaaaatatttttatctactaatttatattatctatgtatttgtaagaaaagtatttatttttaggtagaaattttttgttacaatgtaaTTTCGATCgacgagatttttttttttaaatcacctgattatataatattacgcAATGGTTTGGAATTTATACGATCATAGGTGATACCtacaagtaaaaaattgtacagctttaaatttaaaattgtgtaatattGAACATGTTAAATTTCGgcttaaaatttatcaaccaatttaaataaaaaaaattggattgtAATACGGTCTTCGTCACttttggtaaaatattttttcgaacTTGTATCAAATGACCTCTtgcaaataaagtaaatttaaatgaaaaattaaactccTACAAATTCCCGAcagtttaaaattagaataattaGAAAGTTGCCAGAGTTGTTTTTTTGCAGAAAATGGTTTTCAATCCAGATTTTTACTAAGGAAGGTTTCATGACAAATGACAATCGTCCCTTAACTTACAACACCGCTCAAATCGAAAATTGGcggtttttacattttaatgccATTAGATGAAACTGCTCATTCCGCGTCTAACCATTGGTCGCATGATAattgaaatgtaaagaaacatagtaaaaattttaaaacagagtTAATTGACAAAAACTAATGAAATAGTTCTTAACCGCTAAATAGcgtatttattaagaaattacttaaaaacatccaccttttttttaaatagacagtTTATTTCGTCTCCTGTaaagatgataaaaatgacatatgCGGTGTTGTTAGCTAAGGGACGATATAATAAGGAAAGTCAGCGAATTTTGATTTCCTCAAAATTCTTGTtcacgaaataaaaattttaaagtaaacttttAGCTTGCATTgtcacatttacatttattaatttaacatcagtgtaattatttacatttattggaGTTACTTTGATTTTGTGCATTGCAGATTCTTACCGCTAAATGGTCTATTAGTTGAACTataattaaagcaaaaattatatttttttattgtatgaaATTTCTGGTGTACTTTACACCTGATTGGGGCGCTGCaccaattttaatacaaattttgtcagTGACGCGACAATGGCGATTGacacaaatattcatgctaggcTCACTGAATACTCCTGATTTACTGAACACCAAAAATCTCGTACTAAATTGACGTAATTGACGATAACGATACGAAGATGactgtcacaaatattctGCTAGGCCCATAAATGAGGTCCGAAAAACTCATCTGACTAGTTGGATACATGTGAAACTGACTAAAAGTGTCATAAGATGCTTGTCGGACTGTAAAGACCGACAAGGCTATCTGACTTATTAGatataagtcaaactaaattatgacagcttaCTAGCGCCACCCTTTCAACGTTCAAAGTGTCACAAGATGTTTTTCGTACTGTAATTgtcatgtcatgttttttctttcatgcCGTTTACTATGTCTATgaaggttttacatattttctgaaaGAACTATCCGCGACAGCAGCGTCACTCTCACCGGCTccgatatccttgtttgattataattttcttatctgtaatattcttgtttttaatattctctGAGAGAACTACTCGCGATAACAGCGCCTCTCGTACCGGGCCGGATAAGTTTGACGCGCTATCGTTGGTTTTTACAGTAATTATCACTTTTGTCACGTAGACGACTAACCTTATCTTAGACAAATTTTTGATCTGGTAAAAAGTAGTTTTCGGCCAGTCTGTTACTTCGTGTTTAGCCTTGTTTTTTATTGCCATTTTATTCAAACCAGTTAATCAGAACCTTTCTCGGTACTCATTAGCCGGAATTGACGCGCTTAAAACAAgaaacggtttttttttacgtttataatttaattaaattaaaagtgaatacgtaaatgattataattaataaatatgtagattCAATCTTTacataattctttaaaaatgtatgtgtgGGTATTCTATCATTCATACTAAGGAAATGGAAagacaaatatatattactagaaCCATGATACTGTATACTTTACCACATCAGAGTGTAATTTATcatgaatatttttacagtaaacCAGATAATCAGATTTGTATGAGATTGAACTTAGTTAATATGGCTTAGGATCAAACCAGTTGTAAAGACGCGAAATCGATTTAGTAGATGAACCGGGTCGATTTGAACCAGAGAGAACCGAGATCTCATATGAATTAATTACacattattgaattatttaacggaaacttattataattatcgACGACCAGaattaaatggaaaaataacGACGGTGAGTGAGatgttataacaaattattgtcAAGGTAGTAAACAATCTGAAATTAGCTTTAATTATTTGGAAATgcacatttttattcaaagcgtctgtaagttttaatttcaatgacttgtattaacacatattgttatccctctcattatcctCGAAAATAACAGAGTCAACTATCTGTTTCAAATCCAGCCATGGCACTCTAAACCTCAAATAATTGATGAAGTTAGTCCGTATGATGCAATCAAATTAAACTTAGTGTCACCTTGTAATTTACGTATAGGTTAATCACgattcaaatgtattttaacaaaacttacGAGACACGAACAAAGTcacatgatattatttttaataatataactaaagaTGAATTAcacttatttacttacttttttatattaataaatgtgttcGAATCTGAATAATTAGCTTTAAGGGACAATACTGTGAGAATGTAGGTTAGTAAAGGACTcgtataaataagttaaaaaagcaaacaaaagttaaaaagtgTACAATTACCACTcttaaatgtaaactttaaaatgtttaaatattgaatattttttaaaaataaagtcacAGAAAGAAGAATTAATACACatagtataaatttatacaaaattaaaataagagtGGCAAAAGGAAGGAAAGAAATCCCGTCTTAATAATAGACATGGTGATCCTAGTCTCTCGGTGTTATTTGAATGAACCCCCCGCAAAGTGATCGGAGCgaggcgggcggcggcggatCACGATAGCGAGGCACACACGTGCTCGAGTCGAGATAGACACGCTGGCAGGTGCTACATACGTTACAATGCTGGACAATTGCGTCAGTCAACGCTTTAATTTACACTTGTCCAAATCAGCACTTCATACTAGCGTTATTCTTGAATCTTATTACCAGTCACTTTTTATAGatcatttaattatgaatatgACGCATGATGTTTCGCTTTGTGGCTCCGCAAATGATGGATCACAGAATGCCTTATTGAGgtaaaaatataacctaaatgtaaatgaaaatttaaataacatacataatGTGATgagtaagaaattataatactaaaaatcAATCTCAATACCGCACTTAGGCTTAGGATTAacttagtaatttatattgattcgttgacataaattattttatgttaaatgtaGGTAAATAAAATCACGCATGTTTCATCATATAAATTGCGTTTTTACacgttttcaataatttttaattctacattacgtgtttttaataaacgatGAGCGGGCAATTTATGCGGGACAGGTttgaaactataaaaatgtgtCCGCTTGCGTCAGCCAACTCGTCGGGGAAGCCGGAGAATTGAATTTTTCCTAAACGTTTACCACACGTTTATCAAAGTTAACCTAACATAACCACAGCGTTATTATTGGAGAGATCTGACAAcgatatatgtattaatactaattattcttatcaacaaacaaaagttatgatattttaaaagaactaTAAAACCGATATTCCATCATTCATATTCATATAAGGGGCTACATGAACTTCACCGAACTGAACCAGTTAGAACTTGATAAATGATTACATTAACTCATCgaatattatctttaactaATGTATCACATATTTAACAGTACTTGTACAGCTTTGTAACGGTGATTAAATATTAAGGTCATCAACCATTTTCTCGTATAAAGcagtttcaaatataattgttgCCTCATGACACTGATATCTTGTAACCTTAACTACTTATATCAATTTCTACTACACATGAAACAGAAATTCTATAACTTTGTATCTAATATATTAAACCGGTTCACATACTTTACATGTCGCAgtcacatattaaaaattagcaCAAAATATAACAGACTGGAAACATATTCATGTGAAGATGGTACATCTGAAAAACTCTTTTTGAAAACTAAAACGTCGCTTACAGGAacatacttaaattttttagtaaaaacaatttataaattaccatTCATTTTACGTATTTTACCTGAATTATCACTAAAGGACAAGCGGAAAGTTGATAGAAAGTCTAATGTGACCTCGCACTACATATAAGGAAATTTATCATcctattgaatattaattaatctaatttaCCTTCAAAACCATGGCATCTTAAAGAATtggataattttgtattatttaaaaatataaactagtaaattaaatttaaatataaaatgttgattttaCTACACAGTTTTAACTGTAAAGATGTGTAAGCGAAACTGAGAACTGTAGTTTGGCTTGCAGTTCAAATCTTACCTATTCACGTACGATTTAACTGAACAGTCCGATTGTACAGTTAAACCTGTGCAATTAAAACTGAAAGTGTGTAGCGGCTTAAGTTTTAGAACGTTTTTCAGATAcattccaaacattttaatgtttagtaTTTAGCATGGCATTTCAAGAAAAcgctctttaaaaaaacaggcCTTAATTTAACGCTAGGTTCTTCGTAACTGGGGACTACCTTATAGCgcaatggtttttttttaattaaaccttccctataagaataattttgttcATCAATGCAATAGTCGATTTATAAGACAAGTTGAAATAATCATTCATCAAACGGAACATAAAATTCTACGTCTATTTTAAACCGCTTTACGCGGagtttaagtttttctttaagccattcgtgcaacagctACTTCTGCTACTGATTCCTGTATGTTTGTTGTTTCCGTTATTTGACCTGACTCGTCATATCATACCAAGCTTGATATCATACAAGCTTCCCTATCAAGCTCTTTATTTGATTGAAACCTAATAATCACGGTTCGTCAAATATATGAAGAGTCAGACACGGACATGTGATCTGTTTCGTATCAAATCACAAAGGATAATCAGGACGTTAAAGATAAATAGTAACAGTTCTAGGTGCTTGTTACACGTAGGAGTACATTCcgcaacataatttttaatattggaaTTATGGAATTACATAACATCAGAAAtccatataaatttattggtgttatttaaaattgctgTAGatccaataaaattatattaaatattgcgtATCCGGTTAAGTTTATGTAAAGTTATCAGAATTCTCAATTTTGGAGGCACGTTTAAACATTCGctgtttttatcatttatattgcttaatatttaaacaagatTTGCACGTAATAGTGATTGTCTTTTCCACCAGTAccatgtttacatttaataaatactgatTAATTACTTACAATCTAATCTATGTTTACTGGATTGTTGACGAATATGTGAACTTGGGAAGTTAGGATTTTTTGCTTGACATTGAAAATTAAGATCTCTCCAACgtacttttttacttatttattgtgCCTGCAAACTACAAAAACCGCTAATAAAGCTTCCTCTAATGCACAATGGCGCAATTTTACTAATCGATGAAAATCAAGCGTCGTGTGGGAATCACATGAGGAGTATAAAGCgcggtaaaaaaattacacaacgCATGCATTCCCTAACGTAACGACTAACGAAAACGGCTTTCGCATGAGAGCCATATGACATCCGTGAACAGAAAATCGCAACCCGCATGCGGGCGATAACGACTTATAAAATTGCGCCAtgcaataaaacattcataGCCGTTTATTTATTGGAAACTTCGTAACTATGGGTTTCGACTGTCGTGACATTTGTATTgaaacatgttgttatctctatttattGCAAGAGAATgtcagagataacaatatgtgtcAAAACAGAATGTCACTGCAGTCGAAATCAATAGTAACGTGGTcttaaatctttatattatttaaaatgacaataacattttaactatatttgaTTGTCTATATGTTGACGTTTATTGCAACCATCAAAATAACAAACTATTTGTTTACATTCTTTATAACGATGTTTTCCATGTAAATGAAACACacattaaaattgaatcaTTCGTAACATCGGCCGTTAAAATAGTTTACGTGAAACGAAAACAATGACGTGCTCAAAATATTACGTCTTTTAACGTCACTATGTTattctgttatattttatcaagatctaaGCATCTGACGtaggtatatattttgttatgcTAGACGTTACTGATTTTCCATATTACAGTAAAcacatatataacatattagttgtcgcccgcgactccgtctacgcagaattaaaaaaaaaactgaatacgtagcctatgtgttcttccagactatgttctacatctatgcaaaatttcatcaagatccgttgagctgttccggagataccttctaacaaacatccattcatctaaactttcggatttattatattgtaagatTATGTTCATTACGCGTTGTGCAGGCTGATTTTTATCTCTTTATATCAAAGCGTTGCTATTCTAAAATAATCACGTCGATAGGTACCTACTTTAAATGTGAAATGTGCGTTATTTTTAGGTATATTTTAAGGTTGAAATTTACTATTAccacgtttttatttttagataacaTTGATAGCTTTTTATAATCACTTAAAAGGTTTTAAATTCGGCagcaaaaaaactaaaaaaaagtactaTAACAAAGGTTACAGTCGCGATAGTCGAATGATAAACCTGTTTACATTTCTTGTAGAGGCTTGCGCAGAGTTCGTTCACTGAATGTTAGTTTTGAGATAGAtagtcaaataataataaatgaaaggaaaaagataagaagctaatttttataaagacaaaaaaataacttaaacaatATTCAGAAAGAATTATAATCTAACTAcagtaaaaaacaattgacgCACTTTTCACGCCGATTCATTAATCATTTTCATTGATGATGATTGATCTTGAGTCGTTTTTGcttatctttcttttttatttttcttccatTGCCTCAACGGCAAACGATCAATGGGGCGCAATCGCAATCGTACCTAATCTATGAGTTAGAGGACAATATGTACTCTTTATCATTCAAACTttcaatgtaattattttcaaatggaACTTAAGGTTTGAATATGATATTGGCcgagtataaattaataacggTCTGAAATTATACGCAAATTAAACCTTGTCATCCATTTAATGAATGATTTTGTCCACATAACGGATACGTGTCACCGAATAAGTTATCAGGAAATGAAGATTATTAAatcaagttattaaatttgaaataccgCGAAATGTTACAtatagcaataaaaaataagcaattataataaaatgttaattaagcTATATCTCTATCGATGTGTGCGACGAAAAAAgcctttttaatttcaataactaTGTTGGTAAACGAAGCAAAAAATCTTGAAAATCTTATGAATTTAACAAttacattatcattatcaaATGCAATTCGGTTTAAACAGATTTAATACGGATGGAATAATTCGACTTtctaaattactaaaaaaatatcttaagaacatttttcatttttttttgttttatccgGACTTGTTTTAAGATGAGTTCCCACCACTGTAGGTGTACAATAACATAAtactatgttaaaatatatatctctctgttttaaaatatttcaaaataaaattgacaaatgGGACCCTAACatgataaacaattttttaaccaaaagatcttagtataaaacaataactaagaatttaatgtaattctATACGTCTGTTGGAATGctaatttgaatatataaGGTTATATACCCAAACTTATATACCAAAATCTACatgaatatattatgtaatattgaataagatttaaatgaaaacgatctgcaattttatataagtttatgTATATATCAATGCCAAGTTTGAAATAATCGTATATTTCAAGGTCTATGTCGCTTTCAcctgatattttattttgtatgggTAGTCTTATCAAAATACACCAtgcaactttttaattaacgtagGATcgattgtataataaaaagtgataaatatatatttttttgtattgtaatatgtagttttaaatgtttttttaatttgttgacTTTGTTtcactattaaaattagaaataaatgctataataatataaatcatgATTTCCAAAAACAGCCTGAAACTTTTCACCAATTTGTTTTCAGGCAGTCGTTTGAAGTACTTACCGTGGGttactgagacaaaaatcactgttataaacatattattgaaATGGTTGGTCTCACAAACCAAcggttaatgaaattaatcttAGCAGTAAacttatcaaattattatttaaattggtatttacaaaaatttacaaatcaacttttataaaaatatattaaaatattcatcttGAATTATCTGATCAAAAAGTTCAATGCTACGAAGtctaaacaatataattatgatacAAGCTAACAGCTAACAGCGAAATGAAACCGAAATGATAAGGGATTTCCTTACGCATATCACTAactcaaaacaaataacactCATTtgcatatttgtataaaaagctTCTTACAAAGAAGTTCAAAAGttgaacaaatttaattaattttaactgaaaaacgacataataacaatacaaatactaaagcataatataatatgcaaATTAGACATGTGTATGATgcaaaaaatttcaatattttcattagaaCATAAATAGGTTGAAATTTTTAGtagcaaaatatttactaattttgatGGGATGATGCAAAAGGCGTTAGGTTTTTCAATAGTGCTCATTTGTACATCAATAGAAGGTGCGCTAGCGAGGCGCGGGCGGGGTACGGGGAGCGAGACGAAGCGAGGCGCGGTGCCGCGGCATGCGGGCAAGATAAGCGACTGTTACATCAGATCGTTTGGCGCGTGCCCACCTCGAACCGCTATAAAAGGTCCGCGCCTGCGCTCCGACAGTCATTCACAAATTACAAGTTATAGATGTCAATTCAAATAGTATAACTAGTTTGTGGCAATGTTCTACTCTCTCATGCATAATTCTATAAAACTGAATAATTTACTCGATTGCGAACAGTGGTGGCTCAGTGACAACTGGTGTGATAGTCATTCCCCGCGTTTCGAACATCAGCAGAGATAACAGAAGCTCCTTCCATCTATCAGATAACggggtaaatattatttgttttcgtAAAACTCACATGACCTCATACATAAATCACAAGGACGCGAGTTGTTTACAAACATAGGCAGAAAGTTAGAACTAGTGCTGTTCGGTTAAATTcactttaaaatcaatttaattaacgaaaCATCAAATCTGTTGAGTTACAAATCAATTCTGGTTACAAACCCAACAACCGAATAATAGCGGGGTCAGATCGGGTCATCAAATTATCATTTTGGACATTTCATTTACGTCAAGTGTAGATAACGAAGCGAGGATCGTAAAGCAGCCGACAGGCAGATTCGCAAGTTTGTCTtcataaaaacttaatgtGCCTACCATTATTAAACCAGTTGATGAGTTAATTTGCTTgctttaacttttttgttacGATGACCTCTTGTCAggaaaatttactaaaatatccCTCGTTTCGAAAACCTTAATTTTTAGAGAACTTTCAAACACGACcaccttttaaaattattttttgtggtatttagctaaaaaaatatccaaaacGACatcatacattaaaataaattgtcacaaattaaattgtaacattaaaaagtcAACTGAAATTTAACAGCATTTAATTATCTCCTTACAGATAATCAGTATCTGAGTACGTGAGTGTTTAGTGGAGAGACGCGTTCCCTCGCACTATCAGTGATATTGAAGAACCAGTAAAGAAACAAGatcttattgtaattaattaaatcattacgTCATGGCAACTGTGCAAGCGCCTCCCGAACTAAATCTTCCTTCGCCACTGCCCGTCACCCAGAACTCCTCGGAGTTTGACTTCGTGGCGCTCACGATGACAGCTCTCCGCCTCGTGAATCCGTGGGCGGTCGAGGCCAAGACTCAATGGCAGGCACGAATCGAACCTGGAACTCCGGAAGCCAAAGATCGCATCTTGACCTTAGCCGAGGTGTCCCAGCACGACACGCCACGCGACTGCTGGGTTGTTATCTACGACCGCGTGTACGATATCACTACATTTTTGGACGAGGTGagatatcttttttaatttctattgcaCCTTGAACTTT
Proteins encoded in this window:
- the LOC106713300 gene encoding cytochrome b5, with the protein product MATVQAPPELNLPSPLPVTQNSSEFDFVALTMTALRLVNPWAVEAKTQWQARIEPGTPEAKDRILTLAEVSQHDTPRDCWVVIYDRVYDITTFLDEHPGGADIMLEYAGGDASTAFRSSGHSKSAAKALERFVVGELPIHERMYRRPGGMRLSDIPE